In the Kribbella sp. NBC_00482 genome, one interval contains:
- a CDS encoding PspA/IM30 family protein, protein MSIFRRMSTIFKAKANSALDKAEDPRETLDYSYQKQLELLQKVRRGVADVATSRKRVELQASQLQSQSAKLQEQAQKALSMGREDLAREALTRKSGLQGQIDDLTTQHAQLQGEEEKLTLASQRLQAKVESFRTRKETIKATYTAAEAQTRINEAFSGISEEMSDVGLAVQRAEDKTQQMQARAGAIDELLASGALDDASGTVKDNITLELDRMSSGSDVENELAAMKAQLSGGGAPKELSGEGAAQAQPQAAQPVQQPAAEPARPQDGDVR, encoded by the coding sequence ATGAGCATCTTCAGGCGGATGTCGACGATCTTCAAGGCCAAGGCGAACTCCGCCCTGGACAAGGCCGAGGATCCTCGCGAAACCCTTGACTACTCGTATCAGAAGCAGCTCGAGCTGCTGCAGAAAGTACGGCGGGGCGTGGCCGACGTGGCCACCAGCCGGAAGCGGGTGGAACTGCAGGCGTCACAGCTGCAGTCCCAGTCGGCCAAGCTCCAGGAGCAGGCGCAGAAGGCGCTCTCGATGGGCCGCGAGGACCTGGCCCGCGAGGCCCTGACCCGCAAGTCGGGTCTGCAGGGCCAGATCGACGACCTGACCACCCAGCACGCCCAGCTGCAGGGTGAGGAGGAGAAGCTGACGCTCGCCTCCCAGCGGCTGCAGGCCAAGGTCGAGTCGTTCCGGACCCGCAAGGAGACCATCAAGGCCACGTACACCGCGGCCGAGGCGCAGACCCGGATCAACGAGGCCTTCTCCGGCATTTCCGAGGAGATGAGCGACGTCGGTCTCGCGGTCCAGCGGGCCGAGGACAAGACCCAGCAGATGCAGGCCCGGGCCGGCGCGATCGACGAGCTGCTCGCCTCCGGCGCGCTCGACGACGCGAGCGGCACGGTCAAGGACAACATCACCCTGGAGCTGGACCGGATGTCGTCCGGCTCCGACGTGGAGAACGAGCTGGCCGCCATGAAGGCCCAGCTGTCCGGCGGCGGTGCGCCGAAGGAGCTCTCCGGTGAGGGGGCCGCTCAGGCCCAGCCGCAGGCCGCCCAGCCAGTGCAGCAGCCGGCAGCCGAGCCGGCGCGACCTCAGGACGGAGATGTTCGGTGA
- the pspAA gene encoding PspA-associated protein PspAA has translation MIVRIMGEGQWRLADDKLDALNAVDGDLEKAVSSGDETAYQTAFAALLEFVRSGEQVPDTELHDSDAILPPSDSSLAEMRELISGDGLIAG, from the coding sequence GTGATCGTTCGCATCATGGGTGAAGGCCAGTGGCGACTGGCCGACGACAAGCTGGACGCGCTCAACGCGGTGGACGGCGACCTGGAGAAGGCGGTGTCGTCCGGCGACGAGACGGCGTACCAGACCGCGTTCGCCGCGCTGCTGGAGTTCGTCCGCTCCGGCGAGCAGGTGCCGGACACCGAGCTGCACGACTCCGACGCCATCCTGCCCCCGTCGGACAGCTCGCTCGCCGAGATGCGGGAGCTGATCAGCGGCGACGGCCTGATCGCCGGCTGA